A window from Brachyhypopomus gauderio isolate BG-103 chromosome 6, BGAUD_0.2, whole genome shotgun sequence encodes these proteins:
- the sem1 gene encoding 26S proteasome complex subunit SEM1: MSDKKQTVDLGLLEEDDEFEEFPAEDWTGLDEDEDAHVWEDNWDDDNVEDDFSNQLRAELEKHGYKMETS; this comes from the exons ATGTCGGATAAGAAACAAACGGTCGACTTGGGGTTGTTGGAGGAGGATGACGAATTTGAGGAATTTCCAGCCGAAG ACTGGACGGGTCTGGACGAAGATGAGGACGCTCACGTGTGGGAGGACAACTGGGACGACGACAATGTGGAGGACGACTTTTCCAATCAGCTGAG AGCTGAACTTGAAAAGCATGGATACAAGATGGAGACTTCATAG